The DNA sequence TTCCAGCAGGCAAAACAATCATTCCCCCCTTCTTCACCCAAACACGAATCCACTTGTCATTACGATCCCTGACATCAAAATATCCTTCACCAAAAAGCAAGCAGTCAACAACCATATTTTTTGGGTGAAGCAGTGACTATAAACGAAAATAAAGCATATCTACTCTTACCACTTCCTGCCACACAATAGCGGATCTCCTCGTCGGTGTGAAGATGTTCCTCAAAAAAGTTTTTGATCTTCTCTTCATAATTAGGCAGCTTTTCTGGACAAACTTCACAGAAGTCCTGAAGAAGGATCTCTCTGATTAAAAGTATGGTACAAgtatggagagagagagtattttcAGTTTGCAACCTTTAGTAAGCAAGACCTGATTATGAgctttttaatggaaaaatgaGCAAGACACATTTTAAAGCTCTTCCTATACCCTCCAATAAATTCTTCTTGATAGCTAAGTTACATGTATACTCGTAAAAAAAATGTGAGCTTCAAACTATTATTCTCTGCAGTGATGTTTTACATCATTCTCCACAAGTTAGGGTGATGTTTGTAACACTTAGAAGTCAAGCACAACCTCATCTTACAAGACCAGTTAGCACAAGAAATATAAAACTGTATGTCAGTgtgaaaaactaaaacaaatacaaaaaaaaaaaaaaaagttttgccaACCAACCATGTAGGAATAACCACGGTCTTCACGAATCTTCTTTAACTCCTCATCGGTTTCATAGTTATCAGCATCCAATCGCCAACTAAGTACTCCAAGTTCTACAAGTGAGCATAAAGGCTCATGTAAAGTCAGAGACCCAAACATTCTGgatctaataaaaattaacaagTTCTACAAGTGAGCATAATGGCCCATGTAAAGTCAGAGACCCAAACATCCTGgatctaataaaaattaacaagTTATTTAAAGATGCTCACCAGTAAGTTGATCTAGGGATACAAACTCCTTTGGCTCCCTGTGATGGGGGAGTCTCTGGTCATCGTCACTATCATCCATGTACCATGCTTGAACTACTTCCTCTCTCGGATCCTGTAGATATCTGAAGCATGTGAAGATAAACCATGacaaaaaatgcatttttaatGTGATGCTTGTAAATGAATCCAACCCATGTGGTTTTACATGAATGGGAAGAGTGAAGTTCAAAGATCCATGCAATGCAAGAAAATCTGATGCAGGACAGATTGCTGTGTTACGAATCAGATGCATGATCTTTGAATTTGGGTAATGTAGATAGCTGTTAATAAAACGTTCTGAGTCTAGTAcaataataacttttaaaacAAATGTTAGGTGGGTTTAATTCAAACGTTTAAGGCCTGGTTTACTTCAAAGAGCAAAAAAGGTTTAGTCTCAAATGCTTAAAGACAAAAGAAAGcagaagaaagggaaaaaagaagagcCCATACAATATACCAACGTTTTCTACGGAATCCCACCTAGGATTTCCGGATAGGAATAGTTCATAAgggttaaatacaaaattagtgCCCACggtttcaaattcaaattaaggGGAAAGAAATTGTTGAAAACCAGTCTAGAACACAGTACGCTTACCTCTGAACGCAACAAGGTTTTTCTAGTTCAATATTTCAATACATCATCCGTTAAAACTTATATTGAGGAACTTATCACGCATGTTCCATCAAATTTAATCCAATTCTAACCTAAGATCttcaattgaaaaaattaaggtTTACTTGAACGAAATCAGAGCATACAACCAACAAAAAGAATGCAGGGAAAATTTACAAGGATAAATACTTTACCGAGAAACAAACAGAAAGAGATAACTATTACCCCCATACCTTTTCCGGGACACCCATCGTTGGAATCCTTAGGCTATGGATACTCTGAGAGAGAAAAGCTTTGAGGGAACGCGAGGTTGAGAACGAGAGAACAGAGAGAGCcctcttataattatatttttgaaagacGAAATCAACCTTCTTGTATCTACAGAAGGCGTTGAAAACTTGTCTGTGCTGTCCAGGTTAATTGAACCGTGCATCAGTAGGAGGGTAACACGGTCATTTTGcgtaaagataatttttttgtaaattttattttttttatcaaaacaaagtGTACAGATCAGTATTCCTTTTTAAgtatttgtgtgtttttttatatatttaaaatacacacatatacttttgtttttaaataaataaatttacaaatcgATATAATTTTTTGCGACaggttaaatctattttattaataatgttaAACTATAAGGTTAATtcagttataattatttttttgaaatcaatTAATACGCTAGAGTAGACATTGATATCTATTGCATGAATGAAGATATTAAGAAAATGTTACATTTTGAGTATGTTACAAGTAAcatgaccaaaaataaaaggTCACTAATATTTCAATGGTGCGCAAGTCtcgctcatttttttttttcttttttcgttctTGTAAACAGACTCAAGTCTCGTTTGAGAACAcataacttttaaataaaatataaaaaataatttatttttttaatttcaaaataaaaattatattaaaaaattatattataataatatttaaactttataatatttttatttaattttttcttgcacatttttcaaaattagatataaaaaaaaacaatgccttagaaaaccattaaaaaaaaaaagacttaaaacAAAGGAATATTGAATGGACTCATTTGGTCAAAGGGTGGAATTTGGTTGATTGCAGCATGAAAGGTCACGTTGAATGGTTATCAAATCCAAAACGAATTTTACTTCCCCTGATCGTTATTGATGATAATCATCACGATACGGTCGATTTAAAAAGGGAAAATGCTAATTGTCCTGAAGATGGAtcttgatataatttatttattatttagtgataaaaaataaaaaaataaaaaaatattttttaatgatgttatgattttttttaattgtttaagaatattaaaaaaacaaataataaaaaaaaaaacaaaatgaccTTATGAGAGAATTTGTCACTTCACGAGTCTTTAAAAAGAAATCCGTATAGTACAACTTGTgagttttattagaaaaatcaaCGGGCTTATCAAATTTGGACCTTACTTCACATATCTTTCTTTGAATATGGACAACCAAAAAAAGTGAATCCATCCATGAAAACCACAAAAGTCATGTCAAAgttcaaattcaagaatttaggAGACGTGGAAACAGAGAACACACCACTCAACGAACAAGTGTCAGTCAcccatataataataataaaatcattgttCAAAACCACCACTATTGGGACCCATTAACAAGCCCATCCCCGTTGCCACGGCTGCCACTCTAATACTAGCACTGGCAATCACCATCTTTAGAATGCCATTTACTTTAACTTGTAGAATAATGCTATGAGCGTAGCAAAAGATGGGCATGCATTTTACACAGCGAAAAGACTGGTTGCCTGCAGCTCTAACTTCAACAAAAATCTCTCCAAAAAGATAAATTCCTAAGGATGGCAAAATGATTCTTCAAGTTACAAAATTGCTCGGGTTAGTGTGAACTCGTACCATTCAGAACAGATTGTCCGACAGTAAAAGACTTCACTATCCGCGAGCCAGCCCAAACATGCAAAAGGCATGCCTTGGAGGGGGCTGTCAAATCGGTTCCCACTTCCCCCCTGTATGTTTGACATTGATCATCAAATAGGGCTCTCTATTTAACTTCCAACAACGTCTGACCCATATGGTTGTTCCAATTTAGCATTCTTGGACATCTGCAATGCAGCCAACGTGCAATCCATCAATGAAGGATGAGCAGTTCACGAGGTATCAGTTGCATTTACATAACCACTTCCAGATGAATACTAGCCGTATAGTTGGTCAACAACAAGAGAAACTCCAATTAATTACAGGGTTGGTATTACAAATTACTGGATTGACATCCTCATAATATCTATGCTCACAGCGACTATCTGTTTCGTGACAttattctcattttcaaagttaaaCATATAGCACGTCATGAAAGATGCAGAGAAAGAACCATTGAGCTTACCTTTGTCATTCAGATCAACAGCTAGACCAGCACTCTTTAGCTGATTATTGACAGAGCTAACTTGTAGTGTCCCATGCTGGGGTGGAGAGCGTGTGCCACTCTGGCCTGATTTCCCATTTGAGGCATGTGTCCTCACTTGATGGTTTAAAACCATCTCCAAGCTAGAAGTCACCGATACTGTACTTTTCTTACTCTTTAATCTTCCCCTTAAAGGAATGTGagcagaaaaaggaaaaaaataaaaaagcaagtAGTGAGCATGAAGACTTGAAAAGAATCCCAGCATGAAGTTTATTCTCCTTAGGTACCTACCTGTCTTTTCGCTTTTCGCGATATCTCTGCAGTGAGACTTTTCTGTTCGCCTGACCCTCTACATCTTAAGAAAGACCGAAAAAAGGTTTAAGGGGTAAATAACTTTTGATTGGCAGGGGagcttctttaattaattaattccccTAAAATTCTATCATCAGTCTCCCATAACATGCAAAGAGGCCTCATCAAGTGAAAATCTTTGACATGCCTTTAAATGTGTCTTTTAGGTCTTCGCTCTTATGGCAGTGCATAAGAGGGAGATATAAAGTTTCAAATGGCAGTACATGGCATGCTTTGAAAAGCAGAAGCAAATGCTGGGCATAGCATGAAGAAAGGAGAGGTTgccaagtaaataaatatttttaagcaaATGAAATTCTATTACAAGAGCAAGGGGTGCAACCCACTAACACAGGAtgtacatgtatataatatgagTCCGTGTATATCTTTTCTCATGTCACTTGAACAAATGTACTATAACCCCTAGggattggctcaagtggtaaaggtttCGGTGGTATGCTCCCTGCAGGTCTAAGATTCGAATCctcttgagtgcaaacaatttctaaggGCCATCAGAGTGGGAGAAATCcccttccccttgaattacccgagatgcacttgcggaaaactctTTGCCAAGGGCCTTTGCACCCACGGGATTAGTCGAGACATTGTTCTCAGACACCcggtaccaataaaaaaaaaaaaaaactcgaacaaatgtgttgtgaaaaaaatgatttattgctTTATCTTGTTCCTAATTTCAAAACTGTGAAATGTACCTACAAGACATTCCATAAATGTTTTTTTCAGCTTAATGCAAGAGGCAAGGCCACCCTCCCCATTTAAAAGGGTTTGAAGAGTCTCACCCTTGGCCCTGTGGCCCAACAAACCTGTGATGCACTCATGGAGCCCATTAGATTGGATATTAGTTTCAGTAAGAGTATGCTTCTTCACCTTAATTTGGTGGCAACACCCCTGTCAGGCAGCAATTTAGAGAGTAACTTGGCCTCTAGGTTTTTGGCAAGGTCTAGAGAACCCAATAATTTGTCTCAGTCGAGGAAATATTGTTCACAAGAATGTCATTTCACACCTCAACAAAAGCACCCAAGTTTTGTTTTGGGGATACACTCCATTTCAGCATGCAAGTGCTTAGGATTTAGCTATACAAGTAAACCAtttagaacatatatatatatatatatatatatatccttggcCTCCTTGGTATTTCTGCACAGTAATTTCTTTATGTAAAAGAAAAGAcagaatgataaacaaataaattactATTGCAGAACTGTAATCATCTATAACTTTTTATCCCTGAAcgcttacaaaaaataaatcatc is a window from the Juglans regia cultivar Chandler chromosome 7, Walnut 2.0, whole genome shotgun sequence genome containing:
- the LOC108989463 gene encoding 1,2-dihydroxy-3-keto-5-methylthiopentene dioxygenase 2: MGVPEKDPREEVVQAWYMDDSDDDQRLPHHREPKEFVSLDQLTELGVLSWRLDADNYETDEELKKIREDRGYSYMDFCEVCPEKLPNYEEKIKNFFEEHLHTDEEIRYCVAGSGYFDVRDRNDKWIRVWVKKGGMIVLPAGIYHRFTLDTENYIKALRLFVGDPIWTPFNRPHDHLPARKEYIKAFVEKEVGDHAVDAAA